A region of Maridesulfovibrio sp. DNA encodes the following proteins:
- a CDS encoding MFS transporter — translation MSTKSFTSRKMYIFLLVLTIATTIGFQGWRTLLNNFAVEVAGLDGGQFGMIGSIREIPGFLALLVIYVLMFIKEHRLAALSVIVMGFGICLTGYLPSFAGLAFSTLIMSFGFHYYETLNQSLTLQYFGYTEAPLVMGRLRSLGAATNICVGVVVISISGLVDYQGIFLGAGLIAILAGFYCLTRDPSSPDLPPQHKKMIFRSKYWLFYALTFIAGARRQIFVAFAVFLLVKKFGFSLQHIAILFVVNNIINYFVNPMIARCVNKFGERKVLTVEYASLFFIFTAYAFTESPFVAALLYILDNIFYNFTMSIKTFFQKIADKPDIAPSMAVSFTINHVAAVFVPALGGIAWMQDYRIVFLGAAAMSLVSLVLSQFVDRELRLKSQV, via the coding sequence GTGTCTACAAAAAGCTTCACTTCCCGTAAGATGTATATATTTTTGCTGGTTCTTACCATTGCCACCACCATCGGTTTTCAAGGATGGCGGACCCTGCTCAACAACTTTGCGGTGGAGGTTGCCGGACTGGACGGTGGACAGTTCGGGATGATCGGTTCCATCCGTGAAATTCCGGGTTTCCTTGCCCTGCTTGTAATCTACGTGCTCATGTTCATCAAGGAGCACCGTCTGGCTGCACTTTCCGTAATCGTAATGGGTTTTGGGATCTGCTTGACCGGATACCTGCCTTCCTTTGCAGGGCTGGCTTTTTCTACTCTTATCATGTCTTTTGGATTTCATTATTACGAAACCCTCAATCAGTCCCTGACCCTGCAATATTTCGGCTATACAGAGGCCCCGCTGGTTATGGGCCGTCTACGCAGTCTCGGGGCGGCAACAAATATCTGCGTGGGCGTGGTGGTTATCTCCATCTCCGGCTTAGTGGATTATCAGGGTATTTTTCTCGGAGCGGGGTTGATTGCAATTCTTGCCGGGTTTTATTGCCTGACCCGTGACCCCTCTTCCCCGGATCTGCCACCGCAGCATAAAAAGATGATTTTCCGCTCCAAGTACTGGCTCTTCTATGCTTTGACTTTTATTGCCGGGGCTCGCAGACAGATTTTTGTGGCTTTTGCTGTTTTCCTGCTGGTCAAAAAGTTCGGATTTTCATTGCAGCACATCGCAATTTTGTTCGTGGTCAATAATATTATCAATTACTTTGTAAATCCGATGATTGCCAGATGTGTAAACAAATTCGGTGAACGTAAGGTTCTGACAGTGGAGTACGCCAGCCTGTTTTTTATTTTTACAGCCTATGCATTTACCGAAAGTCCTTTTGTAGCGGCGCTGCTCTACATTCTGGATAATATTTTTTACAACTTTACGATGTCTATCAAGACCTTCTTTCAGAAGATTGCGGACAAGCCGGACATTGCACCCAGTATGGCGGTAAGTTTCACTATCAACCATGTTGCTGCTGTTTTTGTGCCCGCGCTTGGCGGGATTGCCTGGATGCAGGATTACCGTATCGTCTTTCTCGGTGCAGCGGCGATGTCGCTTGTTTCACTTGTGCTCAGCCAGTTTGTGGACCGTGAGTTACGTTTGAAGAGTCAGGTCTGA
- a CDS encoding MauE/DoxX family redox-associated membrane protein has product MIEKMMSRKVYFVLRCILAAVFLYAGAGKIMDVQGFATVISGYGLLPGQLNYVAAVVLPLAEIVIALGLLLDVKGALSSYSVLLLVFMAVLAHGINMGLDVDCGCFAAGDPEGEAYHSLREALLRDAFLLLGCGYLYLLRLVKGFRARPVQAFVTSQEF; this is encoded by the coding sequence ATGATAGAAAAAATGATGTCCAGAAAGGTGTATTTTGTCCTCAGATGTATTCTGGCTGCCGTGTTTTTATACGCAGGAGCCGGGAAAATCATGGATGTACAAGGTTTTGCCACGGTCATCAGCGGTTATGGCCTGCTGCCCGGACAATTGAATTATGTTGCTGCGGTTGTGCTGCCTCTTGCGGAGATAGTTATCGCTCTCGGATTGCTTTTGGATGTAAAAGGAGCCCTCTCATCATATTCAGTATTGTTGCTAGTGTTCATGGCAGTGCTGGCTCATGGCATCAATATGGGGCTGGATGTTGATTGCGGTTGTTTTGCTGCCGGGGATCCGGAAGGGGAAGCTTACCATTCTCTGCGTGAAGCACTTCTGCGCGATGCGTTCCTGTTGTTGGGGTGCGGATATCTTTACCTGCTGCGCCTGGTGAAAGGGTTTCGTGCCCGGCCTGTGCAGGCTTTTGTTACTAGTCAGGAATTTTAA
- a CDS encoding rhodanese-like domain-containing protein, translating into MKMVKNISVIAALCALMFAMTGCLGSDKFAQEVEKEKGAVKLVKEVQRGGYDIITTPELKALLDKKEDMIIIDTMPYEASYKKEHVPGAKQFLFPIPDMVEWDVKETDGKTKEQFIELLGPDKDKLIVVYCGFVKCTRSHNGAAWAKKLGYTNVKRYPGGIFAWKGAKYPVGSVK; encoded by the coding sequence ATGAAGATGGTTAAGAATATTTCTGTAATCGCTGCATTGTGCGCGCTGATGTTTGCCATGACCGGCTGCCTCGGTTCAGACAAATTCGCACAGGAAGTGGAAAAGGAAAAGGGTGCGGTCAAGCTGGTTAAGGAAGTACAGCGTGGCGGTTACGACATTATCACTACTCCCGAGCTGAAGGCTCTCCTGGATAAGAAAGAGGACATGATCATCATCGATACCATGCCCTATGAAGCCAGCTACAAAAAAGAGCATGTCCCCGGCGCCAAGCAGTTCCTGTTCCCCATTCCCGACATGGTTGAGTGGGATGTAAAGGAAACTGACGGAAAGACCAAAGAGCAGTTCATCGAATTGCTCGGACCGGATAAGGATAAGCTCATTGTGGTTTACTGCGGTTTCGTAAAATGCACCCGCAGCCACAACGGTGCCGCATGGGCCAAGAAGCTCGGCTACACCAACGTTAAGAGATACCCCGGCGGCATCTTTGCATGGAAAGGTGCTAAATATCCCGTCGGTTCCGTAAAATAA
- a CDS encoding pyridoxal phosphate-dependent aminotransferase has product MKLLSTQVEGYIECSSWIRKMFETGIELKKKYGEDAVCDFSLGNPDVPAPAAVGEGLKELAETADKPFAFGYMPNFGYPSVREKLAKTVSEEQGVEVSGSDLIITCGAAGAINALYRAILEPGDQILCPAPYFVEYGFYAQNSGGELVTVPSKPLTFELDLDAIEAAINEKTRVLLINSPNNPTGAIYTKAELEGLAAVLKKANEGRERPIFLVADEPYRFLAFDDVEVPSVLPLYPYSVVVSSFSKNLSLAGERVGYGLLNPDMPGKEKLMAGLVLTNRILGFVNAPAVGQKLLEKALGSQVDKNIYLERRNAMDSVLKDAGYSYTMPKGAFYFFPEAPGGDDVKFCAALQEEKILAVPGTGFGFPGYFRLAFCVGTEVIERSREGFKKAIAPFK; this is encoded by the coding sequence ATGAAACTTCTTTCAACCCAAGTGGAAGGTTACATCGAATGTTCATCCTGGATTCGCAAAATGTTCGAAACAGGCATAGAACTTAAGAAAAAATACGGTGAAGACGCAGTCTGTGATTTTTCACTGGGAAACCCGGATGTCCCTGCACCTGCGGCAGTAGGTGAAGGACTCAAAGAGCTGGCCGAAACTGCAGACAAGCCCTTTGCTTTCGGCTACATGCCCAACTTCGGCTACCCCAGTGTACGTGAGAAGCTGGCGAAGACTGTCTCTGAAGAACAGGGTGTAGAGGTATCCGGTTCCGATCTGATCATCACCTGCGGTGCTGCCGGTGCCATCAACGCCCTGTACCGGGCCATCCTCGAACCGGGCGACCAGATTCTCTGCCCCGCCCCATATTTCGTTGAATACGGCTTCTATGCCCAGAACTCCGGCGGCGAACTGGTTACTGTGCCCTCCAAGCCGCTGACATTTGAGCTGGACCTCGATGCCATTGAAGCCGCCATCAACGAAAAAACACGAGTGCTGCTCATCAACTCCCCCAACAACCCCACCGGGGCTATTTACACCAAAGCAGAACTTGAAGGTCTGGCCGCAGTGCTTAAAAAAGCAAACGAAGGCCGTGAACGTCCTATCTTTCTCGTTGCGGACGAACCATACCGTTTCCTCGCTTTCGATGACGTGGAAGTACCCTCCGTACTGCCGCTCTACCCCTACAGCGTGGTGGTAAGTTCCTTTTCCAAAAACCTTTCCCTTGCCGGAGAACGTGTAGGCTACGGCCTGCTCAATCCCGACATGCCGGGCAAAGAAAAACTCATGGCCGGTCTGGTGCTCACCAACCGCATCCTCGGCTTTGTAAACGCACCGGCAGTAGGCCAGAAGCTGCTTGAAAAAGCCCTCGGCTCTCAGGTTGATAAAAACATCTACCTTGAACGCCGCAATGCCATGGATTCAGTTCTAAAAGATGCCGGATATTCCTACACCATGCCCAAGGGCGCTTTTTACTTCTTCCCCGAAGCACCCGGCGGTGATGACGTAAAATTCTGCGCCGCACTGCAGGAAGAAAAAATACTCGCCGTACCCGGAACAGGATTCGGCTTCCCCGGCTACTTCCGCCTCGCCTTCTGCGTAGGAACCGAAGTAATCGAAAGATCCCGCGAAGGTTTCAAAAAAGCTATCGCACCTTTTAAATAA
- the budA gene encoding acetolactate decarboxylase — MKITSKLYSVLLFIALAIICMPGFSAAEGTIYQYSIIDSLLAGNYNGELTIGNLKKYGNTGLGTFNRLDGEMVFIDGEVYKISSKGKAVKIEDTERTPFATAAFFKTDKIIKVDSAKSLAELNNKISSAIGSENIFYVIRIDGKFSQMRTRSIPAQTKPYVPLVKAVKKQSIFRFKDIEGSLVGIKTPSYFKGVGVPGFHWHFITKDRTAGGHVLDCVFTDMAAKVGSYNDFFLQLPETKNFLETEFKQDKQNELKAVEKDSKKK; from the coding sequence ATGAAAATAACTAGCAAGCTTTACTCTGTCCTACTTTTTATTGCTCTGGCAATTATCTGTATGCCCGGATTTTCTGCGGCGGAAGGAACCATTTACCAGTACTCGATCATCGACTCGCTTCTGGCTGGAAACTATAACGGCGAACTGACGATCGGCAATCTTAAAAAATACGGCAATACCGGACTCGGGACCTTCAACCGTCTTGACGGCGAAATGGTCTTCATTGATGGCGAGGTTTACAAAATAAGCTCGAAAGGAAAAGCGGTTAAAATAGAAGATACCGAACGCACTCCTTTTGCTACGGCGGCTTTTTTCAAAACAGATAAAATCATCAAGGTTGATTCCGCAAAATCGCTTGCTGAACTCAACAACAAGATTTCGTCCGCTATCGGTTCCGAAAATATTTTTTACGTAATCCGCATCGACGGGAAGTTCAGCCAAATGCGGACCCGCAGCATCCCGGCCCAGACCAAGCCCTACGTGCCGCTGGTGAAAGCGGTAAAAAAACAGAGCATCTTCAGATTCAAGGATATTGAAGGATCACTGGTCGGCATAAAAACACCGTCTTATTTCAAGGGGGTAGGTGTCCCCGGATTCCACTGGCATTTCATCACCAAGGACCGCACTGCCGGGGGCCATGTCCTTGATTGCGTTTTCACCGACATGGCAGCAAAGGTAGGCTCTTACAACGATTTCTTCCTGCAGTTGCCGGAGACCAAAAATTTTCTGGAAACTGAATTCAAGCAAGATAAGCAAAATGAATTAAAAGCAGTGGAAAAAGATTCCAAGAAGAAGTAA
- a CDS encoding SprT family zinc-dependent metalloprotease, translated as MADFPPPYTVRVSPRAKNVIIKLIPDKGIEVVLPKGVNRRDVPYFLEKRREWINHNIRRLEGKGLSLNPPELVLPDEICFAASGKVFTVRRVRNPKPGLRMRRNVDRLLLSGAGWSPDEELKVLTNFVRSEARQFLVPELKRISEKLNLPFSKVFIRAQRKRWGSCSAKGNINLNMKLMFLPYHLARYVLIHELCHTVHLNHSAKYWRLVKKVEPDIEQLEKELSEAGRLVPAWINFQ; from the coding sequence ATGGCTGACTTTCCTCCACCCTATACAGTACGGGTCAGCCCGAGGGCAAAAAACGTTATTATCAAACTTATCCCCGACAAGGGAATTGAAGTCGTGCTGCCCAAGGGAGTTAACCGCAGGGATGTTCCCTACTTTCTGGAAAAGCGGCGCGAATGGATTAACCACAACATCCGTAGACTGGAGGGCAAAGGACTTTCCCTGAACCCGCCGGAACTGGTCCTGCCTGATGAAATATGTTTTGCAGCAAGTGGGAAAGTCTTCACCGTAAGGAGAGTCAGAAACCCGAAACCGGGCCTGCGCATGCGTCGCAATGTGGACAGACTGCTGTTGAGCGGAGCGGGCTGGTCCCCGGATGAAGAACTTAAAGTGCTGACCAATTTTGTACGTAGCGAAGCGCGGCAATTCCTTGTGCCGGAACTGAAAAGAATTTCAGAAAAACTGAACCTGCCCTTCAGCAAGGTTTTCATCCGCGCTCAGCGGAAACGCTGGGGGAGCTGCTCCGCCAAAGGTAATATCAACCTGAATATGAAATTGATGTTCCTGCCTTACCATCTGGCCCGCTACGTACTTATCCACGAGCTATGCCATACAGTACACCTTAATCATTCGGCAAAATACTGGCGCCTTGTAAAAAAGGTGGAGCCGGATATTGAGCAATTGGAAAAAGAACTTTCCGAAGCCGGACGACTGGTCCCGGCATGGATCAATTTCCAGTAA
- a CDS encoding thioredoxin domain-containing protein has translation MLRILPVLLLTALLALSCVPVKAGAANSISKEELRAVLKKNPQLIFEALEGHEEQLYDLLQVGLEKKNKSRIREGRLKQLKNPKIPALHPDRPVWGNPEGDIRIVVFADFQSASCSKADKTIQKLLKKYPEISYRFRHSPLGLHKMSLPAARYYEALAMQDHAKAKRLNSLILSNRIAVKKNGTKKLDELAEKCGADMTQLRKTLNSGQIKARIDADIKEARKFGFTASPVFLVNGVTVTGAAPLEEFEEVFRMIRNN, from the coding sequence ATGCTACGAATTCTGCCCGTCCTGCTACTTACCGCTCTCCTAGCGCTGAGTTGCGTCCCGGTAAAAGCCGGAGCCGCAAATTCTATTTCCAAAGAAGAACTTCGGGCCGTTCTTAAAAAGAATCCGCAACTTATTTTCGAAGCACTGGAAGGGCATGAGGAACAGCTTTATGACCTTTTACAGGTCGGGTTGGAAAAAAAGAACAAATCCCGCATCAGGGAAGGCAGACTCAAACAACTCAAAAATCCTAAAATTCCAGCGCTGCACCCGGACCGTCCGGTCTGGGGAAATCCCGAAGGGGATATCAGAATCGTTGTTTTTGCAGATTTTCAGAGCGCCAGCTGCTCCAAAGCAGATAAGACAATTCAAAAACTTCTGAAAAAATATCCTGAAATAAGTTATCGTTTCCGACACAGTCCGCTCGGTCTGCATAAAATGTCCCTGCCTGCCGCCCGCTATTACGAAGCACTTGCCATGCAGGATCATGCCAAAGCCAAAAGACTGAACAGCCTCATTCTGAGTAACAGAATTGCCGTAAAGAAAAACGGGACAAAAAAACTAGATGAACTGGCAGAAAAATGTGGTGCGGATATGACACAACTCAGGAAAACCCTTAATTCCGGACAGATAAAAGCACGCATTGATGCAGACATCAAAGAAGCACGCAAATTCGGTTTTACAGCTTCGCCGGTTTTCCTGGTCAACGGAGTAACTGTTACCGGAGCCGCTCCCCTGGAAGAATTTGAAGAAGTATTCCGGATGATCCGCAACAACTGA
- a CDS encoding response regulator → MPIYPNNIPTILIVDDEPFNLEFLEIVLLQQGYNILTATNGRSGRKLAEQKKPDLILLDIMMPDETGFECATVLRLSPETSEIPIIFLSALDDDSNTSRGYDAGAVDFIVKPFIYKDVINRIRLHLKLNNCDKQLKLPAKKAEASRINETPFPATGARAVFYSSAAPCASAMHEAIVMDDSNENHLLLNTPPGSTEKIRNKVRTILAANSGPLFNPSETLRNVGLQLEDCNGENDFSASYVHFNRDAEKLTAVNAGALPMILMRADKSHTLIERQSGNLGSLGLGLLPCSTYKIHKGDRIFISSRGLLGAFEREGEGIRELLETCRRFSEEKMESACRAIGKAFLKGSEADGILVGIER, encoded by the coding sequence ATGCCCATCTATCCAAATAATATTCCGACCATACTCATTGTAGATGATGAGCCTTTCAACTTGGAATTCCTTGAAATTGTATTGCTCCAGCAGGGCTACAATATCCTTACAGCAACAAATGGCCGCAGCGGAAGAAAACTGGCCGAGCAAAAAAAACCGGACCTCATACTGCTGGACATAATGATGCCGGATGAAACGGGCTTCGAATGTGCAACAGTACTACGGTTATCCCCAGAAACATCTGAAATTCCTATAATATTTTTGAGTGCGCTGGACGACGACAGCAACACCTCAAGGGGATATGACGCCGGGGCCGTAGACTTTATAGTTAAACCTTTCATCTACAAAGATGTCATCAACCGTATCAGGCTGCATCTCAAACTCAACAACTGCGATAAGCAACTGAAACTACCTGCAAAAAAAGCTGAAGCATCCCGGATAAACGAAACACCTTTTCCCGCAACCGGAGCAAGGGCTGTTTTCTATTCCTCAGCTGCACCGTGTGCTTCGGCCATGCATGAAGCTATCGTCATGGATGACAGTAACGAAAACCACCTGCTCCTGAACACCCCCCCGGGCAGTACTGAAAAAATACGCAACAAGGTTCGGACCATACTGGCAGCAAACAGCGGTCCTCTCTTCAATCCCTCTGAAACCCTGCGAAACGTCGGGTTGCAGTTGGAGGATTGCAATGGCGAAAACGATTTTTCAGCAAGCTATGTCCATTTCAACCGTGATGCGGAGAAGCTGACCGCTGTCAATGCCGGGGCATTGCCGATGATCCTGATGCGGGCAGACAAAAGCCACACCCTGATTGAAAGGCAGAGCGGAAATCTAGGAAGCCTAGGCCTCGGCCTACTACCCTGCTCAACTTATAAAATTCACAAAGGGGACCGGATTTTCATCTCCAGCCGGGGGTTGCTGGGGGCATTCGAAAGGGAAGGGGAAGGCATCAGAGAATTGCTGGAAACATGCCGCCGCTTTTCCGAAGAAAAGATGGAAAGCGCATGCAGGGCTATCGGCAAGGCTTTTTTAAAAGGCAGTGAAGCTGATGGGATTCTAGTGGGGATAGAACGGTAA
- a CDS encoding Hpt domain-containing protein, producing the protein MKDRIVIQVDEDLEAIMPRYLEIRQKELAELEEAVDQKNFETIRLLGHRLKGTGSSYGLDELTRLGTLIEDKAMDEDMSEVPEHTAGLRYFLEHLDIEYVEITE; encoded by the coding sequence ATGAAAGATCGTATTGTAATTCAAGTTGATGAAGACCTTGAAGCCATAATGCCGCGCTATCTGGAAATAAGGCAAAAAGAACTTGCTGAGCTTGAAGAAGCTGTTGACCAGAAAAATTTCGAAACCATTCGGCTGCTGGGACACCGCCTGAAAGGAACCGGTTCATCATACGGACTGGATGAACTAACCAGACTGGGAACCCTTATTGAAGACAAAGCAATGGACGAGGATATGTCTGAAGTTCCGGAGCACACAGCCGGACTCAGATATTTTCTTGAACATCTGGACATTGAATACGTTGAAATAACCGAATAA
- a CDS encoding STAS domain-containing protein: protein MEISSKKVGNVLIMGIKGRLDALTSSELEGEMCRRIEDGETKIVFDLGDLEYISSAGLRAILFCAKKLKATDGTIAFANITGMISEVFEISGFGTMFNIYNSALAAAEKIS from the coding sequence ATGGAAATCAGCAGCAAAAAAGTCGGCAACGTACTGATTATGGGCATTAAAGGCCGTCTCGACGCCCTAACTTCCTCTGAACTCGAAGGCGAAATGTGCAGACGCATTGAAGACGGAGAAACAAAAATTGTTTTTGACCTCGGAGATCTGGAATATATTTCCAGTGCAGGACTGCGAGCCATACTATTCTGTGCCAAAAAACTCAAAGCCACTGACGGCACCATTGCTTTCGCCAACATAACCGGAATGATCAGCGAAGTTTTTGAAATCTCTGGATTCGGAACAATGTTCAATATCTACAATTCCGCCCTTGCCGCTGCGGAAAAAATATCCTGA
- a CDS encoding chemotaxis protein CheD, with amino-acid sequence MSLSNSDISRVFLHTGDAYIGVKPTIVSTVLGSCVAISMFSPRTRQGAICHAFLPSRSEIKNVNEPSVQICRYVDTAVTHLLKSMNRLGVKKNELEVKLFGGATGLTYSQVRPSCALGIGNRNVDAALKHLKEQDLKPRSMDVGGNVGRKLLFCTYTGDVWIKRLEKKMF; translated from the coding sequence ATGTCACTGAGCAATTCTGATATAAGCCGGGTCTTTCTTCATACCGGAGATGCATATATCGGCGTAAAACCTACCATAGTATCAACAGTACTGGGATCCTGTGTAGCAATTTCCATGTTTTCACCCCGTACAAGACAAGGCGCAATCTGCCATGCTTTCCTGCCTTCGCGTTCGGAAATTAAAAATGTTAACGAACCTTCCGTGCAGATATGCAGATATGTGGACACAGCAGTGACCCATTTGCTAAAGAGTATGAACCGTCTGGGGGTCAAAAAGAATGAACTGGAAGTCAAACTCTTCGGAGGAGCGACCGGACTGACATATTCGCAGGTGCGACCTTCATGTGCACTGGGTATCGGCAACAGGAATGTTGACGCGGCCCTTAAGCATCTGAAAGAACAGGATTTAAAACCACGCAGCATGGATGTGGGTGGCAATGTGGGCCGCAAGCTGCTTTTCTGCACCTACACGGGAGATGTCTGGATCAAACGGCTTGAAAAAAAGATGTTTTAA
- a CDS encoding DEAD/DEAH box helicase yields MTNSKDDQDTQKMQNESVHDEPDKVVEPEEALPEITKEELPPSILNALDQTGWEKLTPVQSKSLPYQLSHRDLMVQAKTGSGKTGAFVLPLLEKLDPNINYTQALILVPTRELARQVEREAEKIFAGSGLRVLSVYGGVGYGHQREELEKGAHMVVGTPGRILDHLLRRTFDLEDLETLIFDEADRMLSIGFYPDMREVKSYLPRRPISTYMFSATFPEHVIRLSKEFMYKPQMLSLSSKQVHVTEIDHAYYEVPSMGKERQLMRILEMENPTSAIIFCNTKANVEFVSAVLNNFGFNAADLTSDLSQSKRERVLAQLRTGEVRFLVATDIAARGIDVPDLSHVIMYEPPEDKESYIHRAGRTGRAGSSGVAISLVDVIQKIELQRIATAYNINFEVRELPDDKQVLETINERLTTILEGQFRSKTILEKERIGRYKNLVRQLADDDEQCILVGMLLDGLYQKSLHARPEQPPAPKPRPQRRSRPRTKNYSGKPKGGHYQNKGSSGNSNKNRR; encoded by the coding sequence ATGACCAATTCAAAAGACGACCAAGACACTCAGAAAATGCAAAACGAAAGCGTTCATGATGAACCGGATAAAGTAGTGGAGCCAGAAGAGGCTCTTCCGGAAATCACCAAAGAAGAACTCCCCCCATCCATACTGAACGCCCTTGACCAGACGGGCTGGGAAAAACTAACCCCGGTCCAATCCAAATCTCTCCCTTATCAGCTCTCCCACCGCGACCTCATGGTACAGGCTAAAACAGGCAGTGGAAAGACAGGCGCTTTCGTCCTGCCCCTGCTGGAGAAACTTGACCCCAACATTAATTACACTCAGGCCCTGATCCTTGTGCCTACCCGCGAACTGGCCCGGCAGGTGGAACGTGAAGCCGAAAAGATTTTTGCAGGCTCCGGCCTGCGGGTTCTCTCTGTTTACGGCGGGGTCGGCTACGGACATCAGCGCGAAGAACTGGAAAAAGGCGCTCACATGGTTGTGGGAACACCGGGCAGGATCCTCGACCACCTGCTGCGGCGCACCTTTGACCTTGAAGATCTCGAAACCCTTATTTTCGATGAAGCGGACCGCATGCTTTCCATCGGGTTCTACCCGGATATGCGCGAAGTGAAATCCTACCTGCCGCGCAGGCCCATCTCCACATACATGTTTTCAGCGACTTTCCCGGAACACGTCATCCGGCTCTCCAAAGAATTTATGTACAAACCGCAGATGCTCAGCCTGAGCAGCAAGCAGGTCCATGTAACCGAGATAGATCATGCCTATTACGAGGTGCCTTCCATGGGCAAGGAACGCCAGCTCATGCGCATCCTTGAAATGGAAAACCCCACCTCGGCCATCATTTTCTGTAATACCAAAGCGAATGTTGAATTCGTCAGCGCCGTGCTCAACAACTTCGGCTTCAATGCCGCAGATCTGACCTCGGACCTCTCGCAATCAAAACGTGAACGGGTATTGGCCCAATTGCGAACCGGGGAAGTGCGCTTCCTCGTGGCCACCGATATCGCCGCTCGCGGCATTGATGTGCCGGATCTCTCCCACGTAATCATGTACGAGCCTCCGGAAGACAAGGAATCCTACATCCACCGCGCAGGCAGAACAGGTCGCGCAGGTTCTTCAGGAGTGGCAATATCCCTTGTGGACGTCATCCAGAAAATCGAGCTGCAACGCATTGCCACAGCCTACAATATCAATTTTGAAGTCCGCGAACTTCCGGATGACAAGCAGGTTCTGGAAACCATCAACGAAAGGCTGACCACTATCCTTGAAGGACAGTTCCGATCAAAAACCATTCTTGAAAAAGAACGTATCGGACGCTATAAAAATCTGGTCCGGCAACTGGCCGACGATGATGAACAGTGCATCCTTGTGGGCATGCTTCTGGACGGTTTATACCAGAAATCCCTGCATGCCCGTCCAGAACAGCCTCCGGCACCAAAGCCCAGACCCCAGAGAAGATCCCGCCCCCGCACAAAGAACTACAGTGGCAAGCCGAAAGGCGGACACTATCAGAATAAGGGCAGCAGCGGGAATTCCAATAAAAACCGCAGATAA